A single region of the Chelmon rostratus isolate fCheRos1 chromosome 5, fCheRos1.pri, whole genome shotgun sequence genome encodes:
- the cnot6l gene encoding CCR4-NOT transcription complex subunit 6-like isoform X2 has protein sequence MPKEKYDPPDPRRCYTIMSAEEAANGKKSYWAELEISGRVRSLSSSLWTLTHLTALHINDNNLTRIPPDIAKLPNLVYLNLSSNKLRSLPAELGNMVSLRELLLNNNLLRVLPYELGRLFQLQTLGLKGNPLSQDILNLYQEPDGTRKLLNYMLDNLAVHPEQLPQRPWITLKERDQMISTAVFTVMCYNVLCDKYATRQLYGYCPSWALNWEYRKKGIMEEITNCDADIISLQEVETEQYYTLFLETLKERGYDGYFCPKSRAKLVSEQERKHVDGCAVFFKTEKFTLVQKHTVEFNQVAMANSEGSEVMLNRVMTKDNIGVAVLLEVNKDMFSGGMKPPQERQLILVANAHMHWDPEYSDVKLIQTMMFLSELKSIAERASGSVATGSPTSDPSSIPIVLCADLNSLPDSGVVEYLSNGGVAENHKDFKELRYNECLTNFSCNGKNGNSDGSITHSFQLKSAYDSNLMPYTNYTYDFKGVIDYIFFSKTHMSVLGLLGPLDSQWLIDNNITGCPHPHIPSDHFSLLAQLELQPPLPHPLNPLNGLHLPVHR, from the exons GACGGGTGAGGAGTCTGAGCAGCTCATTATGGACGCTCACCCACCTGACGGCGCTGCACATCAACGACAACAACCTGACCCGCATCCCGCCGGACATCGCCAAGCTGCCCAACCTGGTCTACCTGAACCTGTCGTCCAATAAGCTCCGCAGCCTGCCCGCCGAACTGGGCAACATGGTCTCTCTCAG GGAATTGCTTTTAAACAACAATCTTTTACGAGTTCTGCCTTATGAACTTGGGAGGCTTTTCCAGTTACAAACCCTGGGGCTGAAAG GAAACCCTTTGTCCCAAGACATCCTCAATCTGTACCAGGAGCCCGACGGAACCAGAAAGCTTTTGAACTACATGCTCGACAATCTAGCAG TGCACCCAGAGCAGCTCCCCCAAAGACCTTGGATCACTCTGAAAGAGCGAGACCAAATGATTTCCACAG cCGTGTTCACGGTCATGTGCTACAACGTGCTGTGCGACAAGTACGCCACGCGACAGCTGTACGGCTACTGTCCATCCTGGGCCCTCAACTGGGAGTACAGGAAGAAAGGCATCATGGAGGAAATCACCAACTGTGACGCCGACATCATCAGCCTGCAG gaggtggagacagAGCAGTACTACACTCTGTTTCTGGAAACACTGAAGGAGCGCGGCTACGACGGCTACTTCTGCCCAAAGTCTCGTGCCAAACTAGTTTCCgaacaggagaggaaacacgtGGACGGCTGCGCTGTGTTCTTCAAGACGGAGAA GTTTACTCTGGTccagaaacacactgtggaGTTCAACCAGGTGGCCATGGCCAACTCAGAGGGCTCAGAGGTCATGCTGAACAGAGTGATGACCAAAGACAACATCGGAGTGGCTGTTCTGCTCGAGGTCAACAAGGACATGTTCTCCGGTG gcaTGAAGCCACCACAGGAGAGGCAGCTGATCCTGGTGGCCAACGCCCACATGCACTGGGACCCCGAGTACTCCGACGTCAAGTTGATCCAAACCATGATGTTCCTGTCGGAGCTGAAGAGCATCGCTGAGAGGGCCTCGGGCTCTGTGGCGACCGGTTCGCCGACCTCCGACCCGTCCTCCATCCCCATCGTCCTGTGTGCTGACCTCAATTCCCTGCCCGACTCCG GTGTGGTGGAATACCTGAGCAACGGAGGAGTGGCCGAGAACCACAAGGACTTCAAGGAGCTACGCTACAATGAATGTCTGACCAACTTCAGCTGCAACGGCAAGAACGGCAACTCAGACGGAAGCATCACACACAGCTTCCAGCTGAAGAGCGCCTACGACAGCAATCTGATGCCTTACACCAACTACACATATGACTTCAAG ggcGTGATCGACTACATCTTCTTCTCCAAGACCCACATGAGTGTCCTGGGCCTGCTGGGACCGCTGGACAGCCAGTGGCTCATTGACAACAACATCACCGgctgcccccacccccacatCCCCTCGGACCACTTCTCCCTGCTGGcccagctggagctgcagcctcCCCTGCCTCACCCGCTCAACCCCCTCAACGGGCTGCACCTGCCGGTCCACAGGTAG
- the cnot6l gene encoding CCR4-NOT transcription complex subunit 6-like isoform X1, translating to MPKEKYDPPDPRRCYTIMSAEEAANGKKSYWAELEISGRVRSLSSSLWTLTHLTALHINDNNLTRIPPDIAKLPNLVYLNLSSNKLRSLPAELGNMVSLRELLLNNNLLRVLPYELGRLFQLQTLGLKGNPLSQDILNLYQEPDGTRKLLNYMLDNLAVHPEQLPQRPWITLKERDQMISTAVFTVMCYNVLCDKYATRQLYGYCPSWALNWEYRKKGIMEEITNCDADIISLQEVETEQYYTLFLETLKERGYDGYFCPKSRAKLVSEQERKHVDGCAVFFKTEKFTLVQKHTVEFNQVAMANSEGSEVMLNRVMTKDNIGVAVLLEVNKDMFSGGMKPPQERQLILVANAHMHWDPEYSDVKLIQTMMFLSELKSIAERASGSVATGSPTSDPSSIPIVLCADLNSLPDSGVVEYLSNGGVAENHKDFKELRYNECLTNFSCNGKNGNSDGSITHSFQLKSAYDSNLMPYTNYTYDFKGVIDYIFFSKTHMSVLGLLGPLDSQWLIDNNITGCPHPHIPSDHFSLLAQLELQPPLPHPLNPLNGLHLPVHSSTAHETKTLRD from the exons GACGGGTGAGGAGTCTGAGCAGCTCATTATGGACGCTCACCCACCTGACGGCGCTGCACATCAACGACAACAACCTGACCCGCATCCCGCCGGACATCGCCAAGCTGCCCAACCTGGTCTACCTGAACCTGTCGTCCAATAAGCTCCGCAGCCTGCCCGCCGAACTGGGCAACATGGTCTCTCTCAG GGAATTGCTTTTAAACAACAATCTTTTACGAGTTCTGCCTTATGAACTTGGGAGGCTTTTCCAGTTACAAACCCTGGGGCTGAAAG GAAACCCTTTGTCCCAAGACATCCTCAATCTGTACCAGGAGCCCGACGGAACCAGAAAGCTTTTGAACTACATGCTCGACAATCTAGCAG TGCACCCAGAGCAGCTCCCCCAAAGACCTTGGATCACTCTGAAAGAGCGAGACCAAATGATTTCCACAG cCGTGTTCACGGTCATGTGCTACAACGTGCTGTGCGACAAGTACGCCACGCGACAGCTGTACGGCTACTGTCCATCCTGGGCCCTCAACTGGGAGTACAGGAAGAAAGGCATCATGGAGGAAATCACCAACTGTGACGCCGACATCATCAGCCTGCAG gaggtggagacagAGCAGTACTACACTCTGTTTCTGGAAACACTGAAGGAGCGCGGCTACGACGGCTACTTCTGCCCAAAGTCTCGTGCCAAACTAGTTTCCgaacaggagaggaaacacgtGGACGGCTGCGCTGTGTTCTTCAAGACGGAGAA GTTTACTCTGGTccagaaacacactgtggaGTTCAACCAGGTGGCCATGGCCAACTCAGAGGGCTCAGAGGTCATGCTGAACAGAGTGATGACCAAAGACAACATCGGAGTGGCTGTTCTGCTCGAGGTCAACAAGGACATGTTCTCCGGTG gcaTGAAGCCACCACAGGAGAGGCAGCTGATCCTGGTGGCCAACGCCCACATGCACTGGGACCCCGAGTACTCCGACGTCAAGTTGATCCAAACCATGATGTTCCTGTCGGAGCTGAAGAGCATCGCTGAGAGGGCCTCGGGCTCTGTGGCGACCGGTTCGCCGACCTCCGACCCGTCCTCCATCCCCATCGTCCTGTGTGCTGACCTCAATTCCCTGCCCGACTCCG GTGTGGTGGAATACCTGAGCAACGGAGGAGTGGCCGAGAACCACAAGGACTTCAAGGAGCTACGCTACAATGAATGTCTGACCAACTTCAGCTGCAACGGCAAGAACGGCAACTCAGACGGAAGCATCACACACAGCTTCCAGCTGAAGAGCGCCTACGACAGCAATCTGATGCCTTACACCAACTACACATATGACTTCAAG ggcGTGATCGACTACATCTTCTTCTCCAAGACCCACATGAGTGTCCTGGGCCTGCTGGGACCGCTGGACAGCCAGTGGCTCATTGACAACAACATCACCGgctgcccccacccccacatCCCCTCGGACCACTTCTCCCTGCTGGcccagctggagctgcagcctcCCCTGCCTCACCCGCTCAACCCCCTCAACGGGCTGCACCTGCCGGTCCACAG cagcactgcCCATGAGACCAAGACGCTCAGAGATTAA